The Ipomoea triloba cultivar NCNSP0323 chromosome 14, ASM357664v1 region AGATATATAGCCCAGCGAAAAGTctgaatttttttgtttgtagtTAAGTTCAACTTCAAAATTTGGACAGGGATGCCAAATTCAGAGtaaattttagtataaaattCTTTTACAATGACAGAAGGGGGAGATTCCAAAATTTGGTAAAAAGTAGTTGTTCAAGCTGGCATATCATTGAGAGCAGTACTagttacaatttaaaaattcttaGTAAAACAAGTATATTCTCAAACAAAAAATACCTGTGTAAAATTGCCACAATTTTGATCTGACAAGTGCTCTTTACTAATTTCCCATATTTCTTCTCTTGAAATCCACAAGAATATAGCCTCCATCAGCTCCTTGAGTATATCTGTTAACCAATCCAAATCTATGAAATGATCTTCAGCATGTTTCTTAAGTCTCCTTAGTTCCAGGTAGAATTCCTGAAAAATCATTTCCACTACGACATAAGTTTTGTTCATAGATATGGATAACAAATATTACTGTATGCCATGACCCAAAAACAATTGTTCAACTTACCACAACTTCTGCAGCTAATTAATTGCACAACAAGAGAAACACCAAATATATACTTGTTTCATATGATTTTGTGCAGTGTTAAGAAATGTGGCCCATACCTGGTAAGAAATGGATGGCTCTGGGTCATGTATGTTTGAATCCTCCTGTCCACCAGTGCAACATGCTGGAATGTTGCCCCATTCACCTTCAGAAGGTGAGTATTTAAGAACAAATTGCTTGAAAAAATTAGATCTTATCTGGGCACAAGTGTCATGAATGAACAAAACATAACTAtcaatttcaaactttaagtgATTGAAGCCAATGAAGACACTTTGGATCATGTTGGAGAGAATTTGCTCCAGCGTTGACAAGTTGGCAACAAGGGAAAGTTTTTGTACCAGTGATTCTGCTACATTGATTCTTAAATCACCTTCTTCAGCCTCTGTGCCACTGATCAGGGCTCTTTCAATAAAAAGAATATACGTGCTGAAAAGGTCTTTAAGGCCACTGATAATTGACCCTTCTACATGAAGAGCAATTAAGGGAGATACTTCCTCTAATATGGCCTAAAAAAAGGAAAGTCATCAGTTTCTTTCATCATGTCCATTCAATAAGAAGTGGCATCAACCTATAAGTTTACAAAAAGACTAATTAAGGTTCAGCAAAACCAGCAGCTAAAAGCCTTTTCCCAGTTGGCTCAAGTGGGATGGGGGTAGCATATAGAGCTGAGATGAGAAAGCTCAAATCAACTTCATATAAAGAACATCTGGTTTACCATATTACTGACATAATAATCACAATTTAATACTCTACCATATATCtataaagaattaaagataAAGCCTAACAGCGAAATAGAGACAAAGCCAACCTGAAACAGTGTGATAAATTTCCTAGCACTGTTTGTGAGTGGACAATACTCTGATTGTTGGCCTTTGATTGTGGAAGAAGTATCTTGATTTAACATTCCTGACACCAGATATCTTCCAAGAAACCATGTATCAGATGAGGTAAAAATACCGATTACTTTCTTAAAATGTTGTATATGGACCTCCAACACCTGTTCTATACAAGGAGTAATATGCTTTATCAAATTAGAGTGCAAGACCAACCCTTGACTCTCTAATAAAGAACAATAAGACATTGTGATTTGCATGGCCTCTATAACTATTGGCAGTCCACTACTTAATTCAACTAGAGACTTAACATATATGCTGAAGCAATTGGCAAAAACCTCAGTTTCTTCATCAGCCCATTGAAGTAATTCTGAAGCATAAGGAGAGGTTCCTCCATGTAATGCAACATAACTTCTCACTGCTTGAGAGATCATAGAAAATACAAACTTTCCAACTTCCTGAATATATACCCCATGAAGAAATACCTTTGAGGAGTGCAAATCATTTATTCTAGATGCTATACGTAAATGGTAATAATTGAGCAGTAATTGAGTAGCAAGATGATCTTCACCAAGTCTGCAAAGGCCAACCAGTGCTTTTTGCAATTCTGGAGGAGAAACTCGAGGGTTGTTAGCCACTGAGACTAGTTGATCCACAATTGCAGATCTTTTCTCTGATATTGCAGAATTATAAGACACCAACTTATCTGGTGAATAACCTTGAAGCAACTGCCTACTTTCATCAGAGTTAGCTTCCCTCTCCAGATAAAAGATGGCTTCATCCAATCTGTGCTCTGCAAGAAGATTATCCACAATATCACAACAATCTTCAGTATGAGCACCTAAAATGGTCATTATAGATGTTTGAGCATGCAAAGATTCATCAAGCACTGGCTCTATCTTCTCCTGTTCAAAAGCCTTATTTAAAATGCCATTTGTAAGATCCTCTATGAGCCTCTTTTGTGTTGAAACCTGGTATTTCAGTTGCTTTACGTCATGTTCCAAATTTTTTGCCCCTTCAAATATTCTACAAGCAAAATCATGCATATTAGTTCGACATCCAAGCAGCAAGTACATgcatattcaaataatattagTCAGCTAGATCACGAAACATGCACTTACTTACCCAATAAATGAGGAATAATTAGCCAACACAATATTTTGAAACTCTTCctccgactccattttcagctCGAGGAGTTCTGAACAAAGATGTCTAATGCCCTACGAGAAAGAGGTTCAACAAATATCTTAAACAGCTAGCCATGAAACACATTTCAGATCAATAAACAACACATAAAACTTAAATACTCCACCGTTGAACGATATAAATTCTACAATTCAAGCCCTTGCTGGAcagattttcatttttaatagcATAAGACTTAAATACTCCACCGTTgaacaatataaattttacaattcAAGCCCTTGCTGGAcagattttcatttttaatagcAGAATTCTGAGCTATTGGTTAATCATGAAATTTCAAGTTTATTAATGAGAATTTGATCTGATATTGATTAATAGATGAATTCCGAGTTAACGGTAGCAAGATAGGGAAGTTTGCACCTGAGCACTCATTGACTCGAGCTCGGTATCATCGTCGAGGTCACTGGAAACAGATGAAAAGTCGGTTGTGGTGTGGCCGTCGCCGTTGAAGTCATCTACGGCCTTTACTTCTTCGCTGTGGTCCCGGAATCGGAACCTTCTTGACGTTGAAGGAGGTGCATCCTCCATGTCCATAAGCAACAAAGTCGGAAACTTCGAAGAACACCGCTTGGGAGGATAGGACTGAAACTTGAGACTCCTGAACTGGAATTAATACGGCTTCCTTGTCGTCTTCTTCTTCCATTGCTTCGTCGCGTTGCTTGCGATTGATCAGCATTGGTTTCTTCGTCGAGATCAACGCGGGAAGGATTTTTGTTGGCGCTCTTTTGGCTTCTTACGCGACTGCTCTCCCCCCTGTATCGCGGAGTACACTATACGGTGACGTTTGGCAACTGTCAACTGCCCTATGTgaatatggtttttttttttttttgaaagagctAATTCAATAGAAGCGTATACAACAAGATGGAAGAGTACACCATTAGAAGTGTCTGACACATAAATTGTTTCATAAATTGAAAGTCGATGTTCTCAACGGGACTTAAAAGTTTCTTTAAAGTCATTAATAATCTGGCCAAACATAAACTACACTAACTCTGGTGAAAAAGTTTTGCACATCATCTGGATATTAGCTTCCATACTTCTTGACCGTTGAAAATATTCCCGCCCGAAAATACACATTTGATCTTAGCTCGGTGAAAATTTTGACTTCCAGCTTTTTAGAGAGTAACCTATCAATTGACTTGAATtgcatatcatagttcataAGAGGGACTTTTTCATTGTCATATTCGTCGTCCAAGATGAGTTTTACATATGTCATAGCCAGAATTactatattgatatatatattcgagTAATACTCGGTCCTATACTACTTCATCTAGTATATCAACAGTTGTTTAAGTAGCATTATAAGAGATTCATTTTCATATTTGTACTTTTGGGAAGctcaattttcaatttaagTAGTCCAAGAACCTAATATGTTGTTGGTAGAAGTCCAACTTCCACCTTATCATTAGAGTAGCTAACCACGCAATAACATGTTCTTATTTAATCATAAAAAGAATGAGTCTTgaactattaattattttaattttctatcaATTAAATTATGATACATCATAcatgatataatttttattgGGTGATGATAAAAATACAGTCACTACCCGATGGTGTACATGGGAAGAATCCACCTTATAATCTTAGAACATCCTTATCAATGAAATTTTTTCACGGTtattgaagagtttttgtaagtgtgattaggaaatagAAAGTGAGATGcgaatgaaaaaataaaacaaattaaatttagaaaacaaaataataataataataataatgataataataatctgtcaggcgcgcctgacgcgcccAGCTGGCGCATGCAGTGCACGTTGTACGCGCACAGCGCATCTCTTTCTTCGGTTTCCGGAACACCTTTCACTGTTCCAATATGTGGTATTAACTGAAGCATCTCTCCACTCTCTCTCCTACCCTCTCTCTCTTCCAACTAGGCAAGGTGTTGTTCCAAAATCCGCCCATTCTTCACTGATAGCCATGCTTTTAGCTAGCAAAACACCaccaatatatattatattattacctaTTGATTACCACTTCAagctaaaaaaatcaataattcgCTTCCACAATAAGACAAACTGAGAACTTTGTGATTAGTGATTACCAAGCTAACAATTTCACTAATTTGTACGTGATAATGATTTTAGTTCATAAAATCCATATATAATttccatattttaatttttaaagcgCTAGTAGACACCATATCAATAAATTGTGCACACTAATAGAAAGAACATTATTATGTATTAGCAATTTacacattaattatataaagtTGTATATTCGTTATTAAGTATAATTTTTGATGTAGGGGTAAAaatcattataccatgaaccatgatccacattgCAGGGTGGGTCACTGACCtataagatttatttttaatatagactttttacatttagtacacaatatgttttttttttctttttttggtactgaaaatttattactttatatactaacaaataatgaatatttagcATATTACATATTCAGAAATTCATACATTCTCTTTTCACCTCCTTTCAAaactcaatttattattttattcactgTTTAACAAATCAGTTAGCTTTTACTCTAATCATGAGCACGGACTCTCTGTCTATTCGTCGTGGAAAATTTCTCTATTAAAAGATATTcaacatattaaaaatgaatgatAAGGTAAATTATGATCCATTAACAAAAAAACAACGTTAGCTCATTAGTTCACAACTGTATGTTATAATCTCTAGAACATTGACCgggaaaataaaaattcaaagtatTCCACCCTTTTTTTGAAAGCCTAGAAGGGAAAATTAGAAACAGgggcaagaaaaagaaaaagaaaaagaaaacaagaaaacgGCATAGGCTACCGAACCAACTATTGGGGCGTCCGCAAAATGCGATAAGCGGTTAAACGATGGGCAGTTATGGTATTTCAACACCTCTGTCCAAAATCCCAAATTATATTGCCTCCCCACTTTCCACCAGTGACCAAACGGAGTAGTTTTTCCTTCGCCACACCTACCTGGCGGCCATCAACGACTACGCTAACTCTTTACGTGTGCAAAAACCGAGAAGCAATTCCTCCGCAATGAGAGGAGGATACGTCGGACTGGCGGTGGCGTTCCTCCTTGTAGCTACGGCGAGCGGAGGAGAAGAGCTCGGAAGCTCGAAGTTGTCCGGAATCATCATCCCCGGCTTCGCGTCAACTCAGCTCAGAGCTTGGTCAATACTGGACTGTCCGTATTCGCCTCTCGATTTCAATCCGCTCGATTTGGTGTGGCTCGACACCACCAAAGTAATGCGCATTTCGTTTTGTGTTACTTGCTGTGTTCCTCgattatttaattcaatttagTCACTGACATTTCTCCGCTCTGTTtcgttttcttattttaatttatttttagtacatCGCGCATATGTATTTGCCA contains the following coding sequences:
- the LOC116005002 gene encoding exocyst complex component EXO84B-like isoform X1, giving the protein MDMEDAPPSTSRRFRFRDHSEEVKAVDDFNGDGHTTTDFSSVSSDLDDDTELESMSAQGIRHLCSELLELKMESEEEFQNIVLANYSSFIGIFEGAKNLEHDVKQLKYQVSTQKRLIEDLTNGILNKAFEQEKIEPVLDESLHAQTSIMTILGAHTEDCCDIVDNLLAEHRLDEAIFYLEREANSDESRQLLQGYSPDKLVSYNSAISEKRSAIVDQLVSVANNPRVSPPELQKALVGLCRLGEDHLATQLLLNYYHLRIASRINDLHSSKVFLHGVYIQEVGKFVFSMISQAVRSYVALHGGTSPYASELLQWADEETEVFANCFSIYVKSLVELSSGLPIVIEAMQITMSYCSLLESQGLVLHSNLIKHITPCIEQVLEVHIQHFKKVIGIFTSSDTWFLGRYLVSGMLNQDTSSTIKGQQSEYCPLTNSARKFITLFQAILEEVSPLIALHVEGSIISGLKDLFSTYILFIERALISGTEAEEGDLRINVAESLVQKLSLVANLSTLEQILSNMIQSVFIGFNHLKFEIDSYVLFIHDTCAQIRSNFFKQFVLKYSPSEGEWGNIPACCTGGQEDSNIHDPEPSISYQEFYLELRRLKKHAEDHFIDLDWLTDILKELMEAIFLWISREEIWEISKEHLSDQNCGNFTQLKLDLHFLVEIVRWGGWFSDNTMKAYSDIVSRMESALVSAGLNSKCNISDDEWATNAAIRTLQRLQESDENEAVTKVPAGELELDADLTGPNLRDINGSSEVSDIATSPKDAAYIATSPKDAADYIANLETNEGDTLDALMQQL
- the LOC116005002 gene encoding exocyst complex component EXO84B-like isoform X2 yields the protein MDMEDAPPSTSRRFRFRDHSEEVKAVDDFNGDGHTTTDFSSVSSDLDDDTELESMSAQGIRHLCSELLELKMESEEEFQNIVLANYSSFIGIFEGAKNLEHDVKQLKYQVSTQKRLIEDLTNGILNKAFEQEKIEPVLDESLHAQTSIMTILGAHTEDCCDIVDNLLAEHRLDEAIFYLEREANSDESRQLLQGYSPDKLVSYNSAISEKRSAIVDQLVSVANNPRVSPPELQKALVGLCRLGEDHLATQLLLNYYHLRIASRINDLHSSKVFLHGVYIQEVGKFVFSMISQAVRSYVALHGGTSPYASELLQWADEETEVFANCFSIYVKSLVELSSGLPIVIEAMQITMSYCSLLESQGLVLHSNLIKHITPCIEQVLEVHIQHFKKVIGIFTSSDTWFLGRYLVSGMLNQDTSSTIKGQQSEYCPLTNSARKFITLFQAILEEVSPLIALHVEGSIISGLKDLFSTYILFIERALISGTEAEEGDLRINVAESLVQKLSLVANLSTLEQILSNMIQSVFIGFNHLKFEIDSYVLFIHDTCAQIRSNFFKQFVLKYSPSEGEWGNIPACCTGGQEDSNIHDPEPSISYQEFYLELRRLKKHAEDHFIDLDWLTDILKELMEAIFLWISREEIWEISKEHLSDQNCGNFTQ